The following is a genomic window from Spirosoma foliorum.
CAAGATGCCATGTTGTTTATAAATAACAGAGAAAGATATTCTCTGTCAAGTTATTTTTCAATTAACTATTTAAAGGCAATTCTACTGGGATTGGGATGTTCAGCAGATATATCAGCACAAAAGCACAAGTTGGCAAAACGCTGATATGATTCTATAAAAATCTAATTTAAGATTCTATATATACTAACTATTTTTACGTTATTCCTAAACTTATACTAAATCAGATATTAGTTGTCTTATTTAGAATATAAGGAAAGCAGGCTAAATTGATGATCGTTTGGCAGTCATCAAATAAATCTTCCAAGATTATTCTGACCCGCTGCTGAGCTTCTGCCAAACTGGTAAACAACCGATGTTTCAATCGGCGACGAACCTCTTTGAAGATCCGCTCGACTGGATTTAGTTCTGGGCAAGCAGCTGGTAACTGACTGAAGACCCTATGCGTATTGTTAAATAAATTGGCTTTATGAGCCGTTGCTCCATCAGCAATAAATAGGGTCTTACTGGCTAAGCAACCCTGGATCTGCTCAATAAACCACCCGAACCACTCCCCATTGAGCTTAGGTAAAAAGGCGGCATAAGCCTGACCCGTAAAGGGGCATAAAGCCAGATAGAGGTACACATTCTCATACCCAATATGCACGGGTGAGATGGGCCGATGACCAACCGGACACCACTTGCGCCCTAATTCAGTACGAGTACCTGCTCGCAGTTCATCATGAAAAAAAATGGAGGTATTCGCAAAATCTTCACTCAATTGGGAGACCTTTTTTTATATGCCTCTAGGGCACCGGGTCGCTGATGAGCATGCACGGGGCGACCCGTTTTGGCCTTGATATTGAGCCGTTTGCACAAGTCAAATACGCCACCGATAGTATAGCTAACGCCTAAACTGGCTGCCAAATAGGCCTGAATGTCGGCTAAGGTCTGGGCTTGATCATCAAAAAGATATTGGCGCAGCCTGGTGATTTGAAAGGTGGACAGTTTACCCCTATAAGTTGGGGGCTTTTGGGCGATCAAGGCCTCGATCCCGTTGGTTTGATAGGCTTTCCAAATACGTTGGACTTGGCGTAGGCTCAAGTTGATAGACTCAGCGGCCTGTAATTGGGTAGTACACTGCCCCGACTTAAGCAAGCGCACTAAGCGAACGGCGTCCCGTAATTTTGCTTTTGACTGCTGTTTTTCAAGGATTTGTAAATAACCGAGTTCCTCCTTAATTTGAGTGCTATAGTTCATTCATTAAAGTACGTCAAAAAGATTCTGATTTAGTATTACTTGCGACCAAATACCTTAAGTAGTACACATTAACAACTTTTAGACTAAATGTAATTAGAGCTGTAAATGAACCGTTAAAGAATAAAACCACAAAGCTCATTCGGTATATCCATAAACCCAGTTTTTGCTCGCAGAAGGGATTCTCAATTTATTTTCTAAAAGAATTGAAGCTCGATGCTGGATATCCTGAGGGACATACTGTAGTGGATTACTAGAGCGCGTTGAAGCATTCTAGTTTCCTCAGGCCAATTTGGGAAGACTATTTCAAAAACCGACTCAATATTGATCCGGGCGACTTTATAGTCGTTTGTAAGTGAGAAAAGAATATGACTAACCAAAAAATACTCTAAATATAATTGGTTCAGAGTTAAGCATTCTTTAAGAAACACCTATTTTCTAATGATTTGATGCCTTGCCCCTGGAAGACTTTTAATTAAATGCATCGAAACTTAGATATATAGCTTTAAAAGATATTGGGATAGATCTAAGTTTTCAATAAAAAGCTAAATCTGTCAATCTCCTAGAACATAACAAGTCACTTTTCACCAAACTTAGATAAATAATGAAAATTTAGAATAACCATAAAAGCTATTTTTCTTGAGAATTTTTTCTTACAAGTTTTAATTTTTAATAACGTATGAAATACATATTTTTCTGTATGCTACTGCTTAGCTTGATAAGCTCTCTACCCTTTTTGGTCGGATTTACTAACGACATATCCGTAATTAATCAAGAGCAGGAAATGGGTTCCCCTATTCTCCCACCAATAAGTGCTAACTGGGTTGCAACAGACGGAGCTGGGCGGAATTTGCCTACATACAGCACTACCGGTAAATTTAAGCGAAATAAATATGCAGGAATTTTTTATTTCCTTTTACATGGGCAATACCATGATAAAGCTGTTTATGATATATCGGCTTTGACAAAAGCGAATCCAACTAATCCGAATTACGGTCCAGAAAATACCTGGCATTGGTGGGGTGAACCTGAAGTTGGTTACTTCAAGGCAGATGACCCTTGGGTCATTCGACGTAATCTACAGTTGCTGGCTCTAGCAGGTATTGACATACTTTTTTTTGATGCAACTAACACTGATCCTTATCTATCAGTAGTTAATAAACTTTGTGAAATATCGCTAGATATGCGCCACAAAGGAATTCCTACACCCTATATATGCTTCGTTACTTATACAAAAAGTGCCGAGACTGTTACGACTATCTATCGGCAATTCTATGCACAGAATCGTTATTCCGAACTTTGGTTCAGATGGCAGGGGAAGCCATTGGTACTAGGGAAGATAGAAGAAATGACCGATCCTAGTATCCGAGATTTCTTTACTTGGCGATATAGCTGGGCTTGGACAAACAGCCGTAATGAACCGCACCACTGGCAGTGGCTCGATCGAACTCCCCAAAATTATGGCTGGGATAAAGATCATACTATTCCAGAAGAAATACCGGTGGCCGTTGCCAGTCATCCATTTGATAACAATATAGGTAAGAGTTATCGGCAGGGTCATATAGGAATATTAAATAAGCAAAATATTACGACTCAAACTTCCCAAGGATTATATTTTGATGAACAATGGAAACGTGCTTTACAAGTAGATCCAGCGGTGGTTTTCATTGCAGGATGGAATGAATGGGTTGGGCAACGTTTTATAAACAAGCAAACAGATTCAGTCGCAAAAATAACGCAAACAAAGTTTATTGGTAAACCCCTAAAATCAGGACAAACATTTTTTGTTGATTTATATAATGAAGAATATAATCGAGACATAGACCCTATGAAAGGCGGTTATACAGACAATTATTATTACCAAATGGTTGCTAATATCCGCCGATTCAAGGGACTACCCGCCCCTGAATTAGCTACCCCTGCTCGCACAGTTACAATTGATGGAAAATTTACAGAATGGACTGGTGTAAAGCCAGAGTTTGTTGACCCTATTGGTGATACGATGCATCGCAACTGGCTTAGAGCTGACAATAAGATTTATTATGTAAATAATACAGGGCGTAATGATATTACTCACAGCATAGTAACCCATGATCGTAATTTTGCTTATTTCTATGTCAAAACAGTCGATAAATTAACCCCTTCAACCAATAAAAACTGGATGTTGCTATTTATTGACACCGATCAATCAACCAAAACTGGCTGGGCAGGTTATGACCTTTTAATAAATCAGACAATAAAAGGTGATAAATCAACGATCAGTCAATGGGAAGATAAGTTCTGGAAACCTATAGCCACTACAACTGTTAAGTTTACAAATAACGAACTCGAGATAGGTGTACCATTAACCTTCATTCGGAAGGCTAATAATAAGATTAACATAGACTTTCATTGGGCTGATAACATTCAGAAATTAAACAGTATAAGCGAGTTTTTTACCAACGGCGATAATGCTCCAGACCGGCGATTCAATTATCGTTATACTAGTCAATAATTTTGAAATGTTTATTTATTCCTGTATTGATTAAAAAATCTGTTGGAATTTTATTTAAGCCCGATTGAATGAGCAGTTACCTGTTTTCAAATCGCCAAAATTTGATTAAAAAATTCTCTTTCTGACTTGAAGCGATCCTTCGTACCCATATTAAGCGTAAAGAAAAAGTGTCATTCCTATTAATTAACAGCTTTCTACACACTTGAGACTGTAGACACTGTTCCAAAATACACTAAGTCAAAGGACAGAAGATTTAATGAAATTTCATTAAATCTTCTGTCCTTTGACTTAGTGTATTTTGCTTATCATTAATAGCTACTAGCGCTTACTTCCTAATTAGGCGGTTAGATATATGTTGCTGTCCTGCTTCTAACGTACATATATAAGCGCCTGTAGGCAACTGATCGGCTAGCCACTCAACTTCATAACGGCCAGCCTGTTGAAGTTGATTGTTTACCAGCCTACCTACTACTTTACCCTCAGCATCGCTAATAAATAGATTAGTGACGGCAGTACTTGCTAATTGATAAACAATAGTTGTTTTTTCAACAAACGGATTAGGATAGGTCTTTATTAATAAATGGTCAGAGTGGCCATCCCCAAAGTTAATAGCCGTGTATTCTGTATGAGCAGCAAATATGGAACCAGCCTTAGCCTCAAACCCAGGGTTAAGTAAAATAGATTTCCCTGCCCGATATTCAACTTGCTGACTAACTGATACAATATTACTGGCAATTAATGACTTAACTGCCTGCTCTAAAGGTTGTGGATAGTAAGTGGCTGCCAGTGTGCGAGTCAGATCTTCTTTCTGGGCTAGGGCCAGAAGACTCGTGAACCAGAAACAAATGAAAGCGAATGACTTTTTCATGTTACTTATTATTAAGAAGTTCATTTATGGCTTTCTTCATTTCTTGATTTTCTTTCTTTAGCTCAAGCATATACAAAGTCAGCTCTTCAATCTTCTCTAATAATTTGGCATCCATCTTACCCACATCAATACCTTGCTTAGCCACATCATTGGCTGAAGGTACGCCTGGTAAATGCCTGTGAGTTTTGATATAGCTCTCAACGTCGCTTAGACTACGTAATTTATAGTTATCCTCGAATACATAGTCGGCCCATTCACCAGAGTCCTTTATCGCTACCTTTACCCTCTCTGTCAAAATACCTCCGGCAACATATAGCTTATAACCAGCTGGCAGTCGATTGATGTTACCGCCTATAGTTACTGGACTATCATTATTTGACTGAATTGTCGATCCATTTAGTGACCATGGAAGTGCTCCTGTTAATTGTCCTGCATCCGCACTTAGGCGCCCGCCAGGTAGGGAGCCTAAGCCTAAGTTCACTCCAAGGCCTGCCAGCACTACGTCGCCATTATTATCTACCGTTAGTACTTTGACTATTGGATTTTGCAGACTAATTGACAAGCTAACCAGTGAATTAGATGCTCCAGTTAAATTAGTGAAGCGTAGTCCTGACTTATTGGCCGTTCCGGACGTAATTTCTAGTTTATTGGCCGGGGCTGAAGTACCGATCCCCACATTAGCTCCATTGCCCAGCACAATACTGTTACTCTGATTTACTTGAGCATAAGGTCCAATAGCTACGGCGTTGGTAATAGTAGCTGAGGATGAAGATACATCTGCGGCAAAACCGATCATCACGTTATAATTGCCATTATTATTAACACCTGCATATTGACCAATAGCCGTGTTACGCTGACCTGTGGTATTATGTAGTAAGGAACCATCACCGATAGCCGTATTACCTAATCCAGCCGTATTACCAGCACCGGAAGAATTTCCTATAAATAGGTTGTAATTGCCCGTTGTATTACTGGACCCTGTTTGTTGCCCTAAAAACATATTTCCCTGACCAGTCGTATTAGCCACGCCAGCCTCACTACCAACAAAAACGTTAGCGATACCAATACTGTTTGCATAGCCTGCCTTATAACCTACGAATGTATTATTTCCTAAAGTTGAGTTAGCATACCCGGCTTGATAGCCTATGAACGTGTTTTGTGAACCGGTTGTGTTTCCATTGCCAGCTTGAGCGCCTAAAAAGGTATTGAATGTGCCACCAGAAGACATATTCTGTCCCGCATTGACACCTACTAATGTGTTGAACACACCAGGCGTTGTTGAACTTGGGGTAGTAGCTACATAATTATTTTGTGCTACTACTAGTGTTGGCAATAGACTTAGTAATACGTATAGTACACTTTGTGGCAAAGTTGAGTAATTAGTTTTCATTATTTCCATTTGATTAACTTAGTGAATTTATAAATTGATCATATAAGATATTTGAAAATTAATATCCACATAAATCTCTATTTAATTTTATAGATTTTATTTTAAATTTACTATGTGGTAAAAATGACAATATAATAAAGCTTCGTACAGAAGAAATATCGATTAAATAATTCACTGAGGTAAGTGATCTGAAGCTACTGAGTAACTTGACCTCTCCTTACTAAAGTAAGGTAGACTGGATTAGACGGCATTTATTCAGGCGCTTTAGGTTCTATAAAATAAGCTCGCCGACTGCCCTTTAGGTCTGGAAATTAATAAGAAACCAAGTTTTAGTAGTTTGCCATTTCTCAAATTGAGCAGTCTATAAAACCAGGCCGGCGCAATCTCCATTTTAGATCCCCATTCTATTCCAATTGTCCTGACAAGGGCAGTATATTGGTCAAAAAGAGAAAATCAGAACTACCACCGCATGGGCAGCCCTGATGAAAAGCCTGAAAGTAGTATCTTTAAACGTTCCTGACCACATTCAAGTTGACCTTGATAGCGAGTTTATCTCCAAGGCATTTGTCAATTGGACTTATGCGGTAATTCCAGCCTTTTTAAGACTAGGTAAGCGGAGTGATATTCCGTTCTTTAAGTCATTCAAAGGTGTTTTGAGCTGATTATTGCTCTTTAGTTTCTGTCACTGAAGTATGCTCGAGATAAGATCGAAGTGTCTTGAACCCCTGAAAGTGAGCCAGTGAAAAGTAGAGTAAAAAAACTAACTTTCACAGGTTTATAAAAGGGAAATGAAAGCAGCACGATTCACCGAATCGCAGATTGTGGCGATTCTCAAACAGCAGGACAGCGGCCAAACTGTCGCCCAGATTAGCCGTGAGCATGGCATTAGTGAAGCCACCTTTTACGGGTGGAAAGCCAAATTTGGCGGTATGCAGGCTTCGGAAGTCAAACGATTGAAAGACCTCGAACCGGGCCGCCGGAGCGGAGGAAAACCGGCGATTGAAGAAAATGTATGCCGAGCTAAGTCTGCAAAACGACATCTTCAAAGAGGCTTTACAAAAAAAGTGGTAGGGCCTGCCGAGCGCAGAGCGTTGGCCAAGTGGGTGATCACCGAAAAGAAGATTAGCCAGCGCAAAGCTTGCCGTTGGGTAGGTCTAAACCGCAACGCCTTGGCCCAACCAGTAGCTATTAAAGAAAAAGATGAGCTGCTAGTAGGCCGGATCAAACAGCTAGCCAACCGGTATAAACATTGGGGCCTGTTAAAGATTTACCGCAGACTGCGGAAGCAAGGTGAGACCGCTAATCACAAGCGTGTCAGAAGATTATATCGGCTGGGTGGATTTAATTTACCTCGTAAGTTGAAGAAGAGGTTACCGGAGTCGGTTCGGCAACCGTTGCCCAAAGCAATGGCCTGTAATAGATGTTGGTCATTAGATTTTACGTCCGATAGTCTGACCGACGGTCGTAACTTTAGGACGCTGAATGTGATTGACGATTATAACCGGGAAGCCTTAGGCATTGAAGTAGACTATTCTTTACCTGCTCAACGAGTTACCCGGCTACTGGATCAGTTAGTGGATCGCTACGGCAAACCGGAACGGCTACGAAGTGATAATGGACCCGAATTTATCAGCCAAGCGTTACAGGATTGGTGTGCAGATAAGGAAGTCATACTACACTGGATCGAGCCGGGCAAGCCCACTCAGAATGCCTACATCGAACGCTTCAATGGCACGTTTCGCCGAGAAGTGTTGAATGCTAATATGTTTAGGAGCTTGGCGCAGGTACGCCGAACGGTGGATGAGTGGCTAGTCGAATATAATACGGAGCGACCTCATCAGGCATTGAAGTTCATGACACCCGCCGAATATCGACAGGTGGCCTGACCTCCAGCCAAAACTGGCTCACCAAACGGGGTAAGGACAGAAGCTTAGTGAAATGGAAATAAAACATTTTAGACGCACAGTTTACTGGGCGGATTGGCGCTATATGAGAAGGACAGTAAAAGAGAACAGATGAACGTCCGATCTTCAATCGTTGAGTGTCTAAATAATTGGAGACCCCTTACATCAGTTGGCTTTATACCTCTGAATAAATAACCAAAAGAATTATTCATCAATTGCATTACCTCAATTTTACGATAGACGTTAACTAATTACTATGATAAATGTTAAAGATGCACAATTTGGTGCTTTTGGCGATGGCGGTCATGACGATACAGCAGCAATACAAAAAGCAATAAATTTTGCTAAAACCCTTTCCTATCCAACAGGTGGCGGAACTTATCGAGTTAATGTATTCTTTCCTGCAGGTTTTTATTACATTACCTCTCCAATAAATATAACGAACGCCGATGGCATTTGGCTAACAGGCGATGGTGGTCGCTATTTGAACACGAATATTATTGGTGTTACAGGTGGGGTTATCTTCGACTTTAGTGGATCATCATTAGCTGGATGTGAAAATTTTACTTTCATATCAAATCCTGGAAATGGAACGAGTCGCTCCACCATAGGAACTTTATTTGCTTTAACTTCTAATGGTGGTCTTAATTGTGGCATACGTAATTGCTACTTTCAAATGCAAGATTTTCCTACCGCTAACAGCGGTTTTGGTACAATTGGCATCTTATGTGTTCGAGCAGACGAATTTTTTGTACATGAATGTTTAGTGCGAGCAAATACTCCGATTGTAATGAGTAATACGACTTCGCTTGTTGGAATAGGTGTTACCAATACCGTTTCAAGTAGCTTTCAGGCTCTTACTCAAGGAAACGGCTCCATGGGATTTATAGATATTCAGGCAACGTCTTTGCAGAACTATGAAAAGCGGCAACCAGCTTTAGTATTAAATGGGGTTAACACGCTAAACTTTCATGGATATTTAAGTCGACTTACAGCCAATAGCGGTTCTGTTGAAACAGCCATATTATGCAACCAGTATACGACTAACCTGCGTATACACGCTAATATTGAATCATTCTCGCAGATTTTAAAGGCAACTAATGGTGGGTTTGAAGGGAATGAATTTAATATCGTCATAGCCAATGAGACCGCTCCTACGACTTCATTAATCGACGTAACAGGGTGTATAGTACGAGGACTCAAACTTCGTGTTTCTTTGCCCATTATTGCAGAGCGCCCTAATCGCTATGTCATTTACTATGCCCCAGATACTAATCCAAACCAACCTTCGTCTGGTTCAATTATTGATAGTGAAATTACCTGCTATGATATTATCTCTAATCAATATATCATATCACCCAACCTGCTTAAACAGGCAACAAACGTATTATTTAACACTTCGCAACCTTTTGAGAAAAAGGGAGGCCGTCTTCGGCAATTATCAAACAATAAAGTAAGTGCAGGAACAATTGGGTCTATTGCAACAGCTACAATATTTAGTTTTTTACAAGCAGATAACACAGCTTCTACTAATAGCCGCGGTGGTTACTACCGTATTTGGGTTGATGGAACAATTCAGGCTGGAAGTTACGGATCAGCCTACAGCGCAGTACTTTCTTTTCAAGCCCAAATAATCATTAATCAAAATTATATTGGCACGATGGATTTGCCTTCCTCGACAGTAATTATACTAGATAAGAGCGCAACAAATCCAACATTTATTGACATTACTGGCCTGGTGATTAATGTCACTTTTTTAAACCGGATTGGAACTGTTACTATTACTCCAAAAGCCTCAGGAAGTTCAACATCAGAGGCCATTGTTTATAATGGCGTTGCGGAAATTCAAAGCGATTTCCTCATTAATGATCCAATTCCGTTGTAGAAGACGGGAGTTTATGCCAGAATCCAGGATGCATACTTATTCGACGTTTTATAGAATTGGGAAATAAATTTTGCTTCCTTCCCATTTTGTAGCCTATGTATTTTGCGATCATTCGTACCAGCTGAGCTGGAATAAGCCTTTTATAGCCATTTTGGCTTAAATAGCGCCATTCTTGCAAAACATATTTGAGTCCTTCTGACTCTGCTTTTGAAAATTCGCTTAATACCGCGCTTTGTTCTTCATGAAATACCCCAATGTCAAAATATCGCTTAAACTCTTCAAGCAGCGAATAATCATGGGAATGAAACACTTGAGCCTCAGCACAATAAGCCACAGCTTTACCCTGAAGAATAAATCGGGCAGCTACAGATACATCTTCGCCCAAAATCGTTTCAGACGGGAATCCTCCAACAGATTCCAAATTAGCCTTGCGGTATGCAGCAAATGAGTTGGAACAGGAGCACGTCTTAATTCCCATTGTTGGAATTAAGTCTTTCGTTTTGACAACACTATAATCAGGATAATTTATTAAACGGGCGAATCGGCCAAAAACACCTGTCTCAGGATAAGGTAACTGCCGTCCGTAGGCTAAAGCAATATCTTCCCGAGAGCAAAGCATTACCATTAACTTCTCCAAAGTGTCGGGTGACGCTGGTAGCGCATCTTGCGTCATAAAGACTACTATATCAGATTTCGCCAGTTTGAGTCCTAGATTTCTAGTAGTACCATGATTAAACGATGCTTTATCTATAGACAGTAATAATATGTCTTCAGAAGTTATTAGCTCTAACGTATTGTCTGTTGACCCTGAATCAATTATGATCAGTTCATGCGGTACTGTTTGTTCCTGAAGTCTTTTTAATAAAAGAGGAAGAAAAGAGGCAGCATTATAAGTAGGAATGACAACTGATAACATTTATAATCATGTTAAAATGATAAGGCGGTTTGCTCAAGATGTGCTCCAATGAACGCTAGTTAATTGTCAATTTAGTGTAAGAGCGCGTCTCTATATAGCTGACCATTGACTTATTTCCAAAATTCCATCAATGTAACATCGTCTATATTATTGGTCAAAGTTAATCACTAGTAGATTTCTATTATAACATTTTATCTTGTATATGTTAACTTGCCGCATTGGCACTAATGTACTAGGGTATTACAGCTCTTAATTCTAGAAATGTATATGAAAATAACTCTAGAATTAAAAGCTATAATGTTAATTCTAAGGAAATTACACATCTTTTTTATTGAATTTGAACTTATATGCTCTTTAACTCTTTACATTTTATTGCATTTTTTCTAAGCATTACAACTACATACTATTTACTTCCACACCGATATAGATGGGTTTTACTATTAGCTGGTAGTTGTTATTTTTACATGGCATTTGTACCCATCTATATTCTAATTTTAGGGTTTACTATCATTATCGATTATTTTGCCGGTATATTAATCGAACAGTCAGTTGGCAAAAAACGTCGCGGTTATCTACTTATAAGTCTATTAGCCAATATTGGTGTCTTAGCCTTTTTTAAATATTATAATTTTCTCAACGACAACCTTACACTTCTTTTTTCAAATTTCGGATATAGCAACCATATTCCTTATTTAAGTATATTATTACCAATTGGCCTGTCTTTTCACACATTTCAGGCAATGAGCTATACCATTGAAGTTTATCGAGGTAACTCCAAAGCTGAACGTCATTTTGGTATTTACGCACTATATGTAATGTTCTATCCACAATTAGTAGCAGGCCCTATTGAGCGGCCACAAAACGTTTTGTGGCAATTTCACAAACCCCACCCTTTTAAGTCAGAAAATATTGCTAGTGGATTAAAATTAATGGCTTGGGGCTTCTTTAAAAAAGTGGTTATCGCCGACCGCTTAGCAGTAATAGTTAACCATGTCTAC
Proteins encoded in this region:
- a CDS encoding helix-turn-helix domain-containing protein; its protein translation is MNYSTQIKEELGYLQILEKQQSKAKLRDAVRLVRLLKSGQCTTQLQAAESINLSLRQVQRIWKAYQTNGIEALIAQKPPTYRGKLSTFQITRLRQYLFDDQAQTLADIQAYLAASLGVSYTIGGVFDLCKRLNIKAKTGRPVHAHQRPGALEAYKKRSPN
- a CDS encoding glycosyltransferase family 2 protein, whose translation is MLSVVIPTYNAASFLPLLLKRLQEQTVPHELIIIDSGSTDNTLELITSEDILLLSIDKASFNHGTTRNLGLKLAKSDIVVFMTQDALPASPDTLEKLMVMLCSREDIALAYGRQLPYPETGVFGRFARLINYPDYSVVKTKDLIPTMGIKTCSCSNSFAAYRKANLESVGGFPSETILGEDVSVAARFILQGKAVAYCAEAQVFHSHDYSLLEEFKRYFDIGVFHEEQSAVLSEFSKAESEGLKYVLQEWRYLSQNGYKRLIPAQLVRMIAKYIGYKMGRKQNLFPNSIKRRISMHPGFWHKLPSSTTELDH
- a CDS encoding T9SS type A sorting domain-containing protein, whose amino-acid sequence is MKKSFAFICFWFTSLLALAQKEDLTRTLAATYYPQPLEQAVKSLIASNIVSVSQQVEYRAGKSILLNPGFEAKAGSIFAAHTEYTAINFGDGHSDHLLIKTYPNPFVEKTTIVYQLASTAVTNLFISDAEGKVVGRLVNNQLQQAGRYEVEWLADQLPTGAYICTLEAGQQHISNRLIRK
- a CDS encoding TMF family protein encodes the protein MKTNYSTLPQSVLYVLLSLLPTLVVAQNNYVATTPSSTTPGVFNTLVGVNAGQNMSSGGTFNTFLGAQAGNGNTTGSQNTFIGYQAGYANSTLGNNTFVGYKAGYANSIGIANVFVGSEAGVANTTGQGNMFLGQQTGSSNTTGNYNLFIGNSSGAGNTAGLGNTAIGDGSLLHNTTGQRNTAIGQYAGVNNNGNYNVMIGFAADVSSSSATITNAVAIGPYAQVNQSNSIVLGNGANVGIGTSAPANKLEITSGTANKSGLRFTNLTGASNSLVSLSISLQNPIVKVLTVDNNGDVVLAGLGVNLGLGSLPGGRLSADAGQLTGALPWSLNGSTIQSNNDSPVTIGGNINRLPAGYKLYVAGGILTERVKVAIKDSGEWADYVFEDNYKLRSLSDVESYIKTHRHLPGVPSANDVAKQGIDVGKMDAKLLEKIEELTLYMLELKKENQEMKKAINELLNNK
- a CDS encoding transposase; the encoded protein is MSEDFANTSIFFHDELRAGTRTELGRKWCPVGHRPISPVHIGYENVYLYLALCPFTGQAYAAFLPKLNGEWFGWFIEQIQGCLASKTLFIADGATAHKANLFNNTHRVFSQLPAACPELNPVERIFKEVRRRLKHRLFTSLAEAQQRVRIILEDLFDDCQTIINLACFPYILNKTTNI
- a CDS encoding IS3 family transposase, whose translation is MKAARFTESQIVAILKQQDSGQTVAQISREHGISEATFYGWKAKFGGMQASEVKRLKDLEPGRRSGGKPAIEENVCRAKSAKRHLQRGFTKKVVGPAERRALAKWVITEKKISQRKACRWVGLNRNALAQPVAIKEKDELLVGRIKQLANRYKHWGLLKIYRRLRKQGETANHKRVRRLYRLGGFNLPRKLKKRLPESVRQPLPKAMACNRCWSLDFTSDSLTDGRNFRTLNVIDDYNREALGIEVDYSLPAQRVTRLLDQLVDRYGKPERLRSDNGPEFISQALQDWCADKEVILHWIEPGKPTQNAYIERFNGTFRREVLNANMFRSLAQVRRTVDEWLVEYNTERPHQALKFMTPAEYRQVA
- a CDS encoding glycosyl hydrolase family 28-related protein: MINVKDAQFGAFGDGGHDDTAAIQKAINFAKTLSYPTGGGTYRVNVFFPAGFYYITSPINITNADGIWLTGDGGRYLNTNIIGVTGGVIFDFSGSSLAGCENFTFISNPGNGTSRSTIGTLFALTSNGGLNCGIRNCYFQMQDFPTANSGFGTIGILCVRADEFFVHECLVRANTPIVMSNTTSLVGIGVTNTVSSSFQALTQGNGSMGFIDIQATSLQNYEKRQPALVLNGVNTLNFHGYLSRLTANSGSVETAILCNQYTTNLRIHANIESFSQILKATNGGFEGNEFNIVIANETAPTTSLIDVTGCIVRGLKLRVSLPIIAERPNRYVIYYAPDTNPNQPSSGSIIDSEITCYDIISNQYIISPNLLKQATNVLFNTSQPFEKKGGRLRQLSNNKVSAGTIGSIATATIFSFLQADNTASTNSRGGYYRIWVDGTIQAGSYGSAYSAVLSFQAQIIINQNYIGTMDLPSSTVIILDKSATNPTFIDITGLVINVTFLNRIGTVTITPKASGSSTSEAIVYNGVAEIQSDFLINDPIPL